The following proteins are encoded in a genomic region of Coregonus clupeaformis isolate EN_2021a chromosome 14, ASM2061545v1, whole genome shotgun sequence:
- the LOC121580638 gene encoding E3 SUMO-protein ligase KIAA1586-like isoform X1, with amino-acid sequence MGSILHSRYSATQIIQHVASEMQSKIISSIIASSSKLAVLIDEASSLSHKAVMTVSIKASIQEESPEFIFLELVELENQRADGILQALLTCLTNAGFTEEWLHENWVTFVSDGASVMLGKKSGVATRLTLRFPKLFVWHCMNHRLELAVSDAVDEVNSVNHFKTFIQKLYSLYSVSNKNERELVNAAAEVGSQLLRIGRILDVRWVASSFRTVRAVWTSLGALVQHFKNACSDEMRSTKERQMYRGLLDRVQSPEFICDLGLMYDTLHELSLLSQELQSRSITLLRAEHLLKRSIRVIQSFKESPGEKYSEALEAKQTGEYRSIALKTNAKLKSINPGQFLQSLVNNLEKRLSFEDETIMDLSILDQSKWPSKPSIRHGEEQVKRLCKRFNLCTDQALNGMRDLLEEPSSEPKDLKPLMNCMKTFPVGTAECERNFSLMNNISSDKRAVLLISNISNLMMININGPPTSKFDPRKYTRTWLKSHRAASSVRSRQCSVKAPAESKFVWNIL; translated from the coding sequence ATGGGCTCAATACTTCATTCACGTTACAGTGcaacacaaataatacaacatgTTGCTAGTGAGATGCAGAGCAAAATCATCAGTAGCATTATAGCATCATCCAGTAAGTTAGCTGTCCTAATTGACGAGGCATCTTCTTTAAGTCACAAAGCTGTCATGACAGTTTCTATTAAAGCATCAATTCAAGAAGAAAGCCCTGAGTTCATATTCCTGGAACTTGTTGAACTGGAAAATCAGAGAGCAGATGGCATATTACAGGCGTTACTCACCTGTTTAACTAATgctggctttacagaagagtggcttcATGAAAACTGGGTAACATTTGTATCTGATGGAGCCAGTGTCATGCTAGGAAAGAAGTCAGGAGTAGCAACCAGACTGACTTTGAGATTCCCAAAGCTTTTTGTATGGCACTGCATGAACCATAGACTTGAACTTGCTGTGTCAGATGCAGTTGATGAGGTAAACTCTGTCAATCACTTTAAAACTTTTATCCAGAAGCTATACTCTCTGTATAGTGTGTCAAACAAAAATGAACGTGAACTTGTTAATGCAGCAGCTGAAGTAGGCTCACAACTTCTTCGCATTGGCAGAATCTTGGATGTACGCTGGGTGGCCAGTAGCTTTCGGACTGTTCGTGCTGTTTGGACATCCCTGGGAGCTCTTGTGCAGCACTTTAAAAATGCTTGCAGTGATGAGATGAGGTCCACCAAAGAGAGGCAGATGTACAGAGGTTTGTTAGACCGTGTTCAAAGTCCAGAATTCATTTGTGACCTTGGCCTCATGTACGACACTCTCCATGAACTAAGTCTCCTGTCACAGGAGCTTCAGTCTCGTTCTATAACGCTCCTCAGAGCAGAGCATCTGCTGAAACGCTCAATCAGAGTGATCCAGTCATTCAAAGAGAGTCCAGGTGAGAAATATAGTGAGGCTTTAGAAgcaaaacagactggggagtatcGGTCTATAGCCCTGAAAACAAATGCAAAGCTGAAGTCTATCAATCCAGGCCAGTTCTTACAAAGCCTTGTGAACAATCTGGAGAAACGCTTGTCTTTTGAAGATGAGACCATCATGGACCTCAGCATCCTTGATCAGAGTAAGTGGCCATCAAAGCCCAGCATCCGCCATGGTGAAGAACAAGTTAAGCGACTGTGCAAGCGATTTAACTTGTGCACAGACCAAGCACTGAATGGGATGCGGGACCTACTGGAAGAGCCCAGTAGTGAGCCCAAGGACCTAAAACCACTTATGAACTGTATGAAAACATTCCCTGTCGGTACAGCAGAGTGTGAGAGGAATTTTAGCCTTATGAACAATATAAGCTCAGACAAGAGGGCTGTCCTTCTGATCTCAAACATATCAAACTTGATGATGATTAATATCAACGGCCCACCAACTTCCAAGTTTGATCCTAGAAAATATACAAGGACCTGGTTGAAGAGCCATCGTGCTGCCTCTTCGGTGCGTTCTAGACAGTGCAGTGTGAAAGCTCCTGCAGAAAGCAAATTTGTCtggaatatactgtag
- the LOC121545162 gene encoding uncharacterized protein LOC121545162, with protein sequence MLKAWRIQRVHMLRGCLSDPEREDGILYRYGGTLQLNHVQGEGASVPVWIPIRGTSQQEGYHFHQAQWVTGNKVSPELFQAQGMTGVARWNFQRLVDLKQPGVVLPAVFDPLLITDLNMASVNVTGSAKYPALQVSNRDTGERFGLEYVEQGCRAVPLDWEKHRSQKRTDMSVFLTPLPVEKCQPSATQLPPTVRFPDSAAPATEALKRESTEEPQMDIDLPCTPPLPMTASPRSARTGPIKTGGRVFVLDHNRWPGPMRVAIDGLLARHHGQKDMLKLVDFDYASMVQSSCADPNSLLHPTTKHHIGRYIKHLAKLKNTSSSLNTSPEKLLETQQLWQHLTMGSDTTCVPVTALPPAVVNPPALPTQNAPLTEAAIEKIVLGLMEKQQQSEQQQQQKKKMTKTCLSCGQPKSRYMNDGSSIHYFYQSGHVRYFYCSTKVFKTYGAEGLTNPKMSFEDFMSTPFFQQELESIKQKVEQQKDKQKRKSADVVPSGRLCRFCHLELKQGPNSPHIHTGFPGVAGKYIYCPAKLFSLYQAKGMEKEMTWKEFQASAFYHDEKKRWMKRGNQETKRGNKGVLEGVLKDTHGGVH encoded by the exons ATGCTGAAAGCCTGGAGGATCCAGCGAGTCCACATGCTGAGGGGCTGTCTCAGTGACCCAGAACGGGAGGATGGGATTCTGTACAGATACGGTGGCACGCTGCAACTCAACCATGTCCAGGGTGAAGGGGCATCTGTGCCCGTGTGGATTCCAATCAGAGGCACTTCACAGCAAGAGGGCTACCACTTCCACCAGGCTCAGTGGGTGACTGGGAACAAAGTCTCCCCAGAGTTATTTCAGGCCCAGGGTATGACTGGTGTGGCACGCTGGAATTTCCAGAGATTGGTGGATCTCAAACAGCCGGGTGTGGTTTTGCCTGCAGTGTTTGACCCACTACTGATCACAGACTTGAACATGGCCTCTGTGAATGTGACGGGGAGCGCCAAATATCCAGCACTACAAGTCTCCAACAGGGACACGGGAGAGAGGTTTGGACTCGAGTACGTTGAGCAAGGGTGCCGTGCTGTTCCTCTCGACTGGGAAAAGCACAGATCTCAGAAGAGGACAGACATGTCCGTATTCctgacccctctccctgttgAGAAATGTCAACCCTCAGCAACACAGCTGCCGCCGACTGTCAGATTTCCTGATTCTGCAGCTCCTGCTACTGAGGCTTTAAAGAGAGAAAGCACTGAGGAGCCCCAGATGGACATAG ATCTGCCCTGCACACCTCCACTGCCTATGACCGCCTCACCAAGAAGTGCACGCACGGGGCCTATCAAGACTGGTGGCCGGGTCTTTGTGTTGGACCACAATCGGTGGCCTGGCCCAATGAGGGTGGCTATTGATGGTCTGCTTGCCAGGCATCATGGACAGAAGGACATGCTGAAACTGGTGGACTTTGACTATGCTTCCATGGTGCAAAGTTCATGTGCAGACCCCAACAGCCTGCTTCACCCAACCACCAAACACCACATTGGAAGGTATATTAAACACCTGGCCAAATTAAAAAACACCAGTTCCTCCCTTAACACCAGTCCTGAAAAGCTCTTGGAGACCCAACAACTGTGGCAGCACTTAACCATGGGTAGTGACACAACCTGTGTCCCTGTAACAGCACTCCCACCTGCAGTTGTGAACCCACCCGCACTGCCCACACAAAATGCTCCTCTTACTGAAGCTGCCATAGAGAAAATTGTTTTGGGACTGATGGAAAAGCAGCAACAGTCAgagcaacaacagcagcaaaaGAAAAAAATGACAAAAACCTGCCTTTCATGTGGCCAACCCAAGTCCCGTTACATGAATGATGGCTCCTCAATTCATTATTTTTATCAGAGTGGGCATGTTAGGTACTTCTACTGCTCCACAAAAGTATTTAAAACATATGGAGCAGAGGGCCTCACAAACCCCAAAATGTCTTTTGAGGATTTCATGTCAACACCCTTCTTTCAACAAGAACTTGAATCCATAAAACAGAAAGTGGAACAACAGAAGGACAAACAAAAGAGGAAGTCAGCAGATGTGGTACCCTCTGGCCGTTTGTGCAGGTTCTGCCATTTGGAACTAAAACAGGGCCCTAATAGTCCTCACATTCACACAGGGTTCCCCGGAGTGGCAGGGAAATATATTTATTGTCCTGCCAAGCTGTTCTCCCTCTACCAGGCCAAGGGTATGGAGAAAGAAATGACCTGGAAGGAGTTCCAGGCATCTGCTTTTTATCATGATGAAAAGAAAAGATGGATGAAAAGAGGAAAT
- the LOC121580638 gene encoding uncharacterized protein LOC121580638 isoform X2, producing the protein MIPGPHCAARPYQVYLISGIARWNSDRSGDAVFGGKGRHHRTYSAPLIDRLNARCQQLFGETVEENFRAPADVSSNELLGLEYLFSQSTGNLGPSLFRTLSTMDLVQKRRCSDLGSLIQMTQTRRTRAMWRHTTVRWMPSCPTSHSPATKPPLFTLRPLRMPAVQTLFLAFLSWKCSALCWWRLAWQKKSCHSPPSRETRSLKPGMPWRSMTSSHKSSTSCTEHTGATPSTAAQKGTILLTLL; encoded by the exons ATGATTCCAG GTCCCCACTGTGCAGCACGGCCCTATCAGGTTTACCTGATCAGTGGCATTGCACGGTGGAACTCTGACAGGAGCGGGGATGCCGTGTTTGGTGGCAAAGGACGGCACCACAGGACCTATTCGGCGCCGCTGATTGATCGCCTCAACGCTCGCTGTCAGCAGCTGTTCGGAGAGACTGTGGAGGAGAATTTCCGGGCCCCTGCTGATGTCTCTTCCAACGAGCTGCTCGGGTTGGAGTACCTGTTCAGCCAGAGCACGGGGAATCTGGGCCCTTCTCTCTTCAGGACATTGTCAACGATGGACCTGGTCCAGAAGAGGAGGTGCTCCGACCTGGGCAGCCTGATCCAGATGACGCAGACGAGGCGTACCAGAGCGATGTGGAGGCACACGACCGTGCGCTGGATGCCGTCCTGCCCCACATCACACTCACCAGCGACGAAACCGCCACTGTTCACCCTCCGGCCTTT GAGGATGCCTGCAGTCCAAACCCTCTTCCTGGCTTTCCTAAGTTGGAAATGTTCTGCTCTGTGCTGGTGGAGATTGGCCTGGCAGAAGAAAAGCTGTCACTCACCACCGAGCAGAGAAACCAGGTCCTTAAAGCCTGGAATGCCGTGGAGGAGCATGACAAGCAGCCACAAAAGTTCAACCAGTTGTACAGAACACACTGGGGCAACACCCTCTACTGCCGCACAAAAAGGGACGATCTTGTTGACGCTGCTCTGA
- the LOC121581644 gene encoding uncharacterized protein LOC121581644: MEACWFHPPLQHKPSPPRARVALPAEDVPLGTNEDVGDSSEMHALALDRKCMTFLKPRTSGNSSSYLQSAVEEAHSESGPLPLAQWFETVHSNDILSHLEEMKGVITSTYGRILKMDSTKKITKKLAGSIGDTAAWMSNIGNELGQVLNSVLTTGEGAGLEELCQGIVTRYENAGQAEPEAIYVDRDCCSQSGVSSVLRLFRPWKFVVRLDVFHFMRRFNCGLTTEHHPLYGTFCSKLSACIFEWDQEDVQRLKEAKKGEWKSSHGGNAPTEALLLASISTGEMAKHCRRRTRAVEEIRVMISGLLESMWELTDTTGLRLVNPDSMHHVWEVQQKHLECIQDPAGVELYTKTGTLQKGGKVLDVLRCGRGSSSLESFHRHQCAFVPGFRCNALHTQMYMLEGVSRWNMNRAKEAVAVVGASTLRTFDVRLMSHLNSMSQRVLGCSLVPEFTPPGKPTGERIAVEYLLAQSNRGDLLVPQQLPEIPTEELEDDGGEPDVTVCQVADLRVGDPDPPICAVEAQVTLEGDSGPRSLDEDIIVEEDDTQDSTSDQNSRCDSRGVLGWDAVDDLAAYLVGLNRTITALSSKEEADIVHLYMALPAMDKEPLRFGQKARKKTVAGPWRAPRKPSGSAPGQQAAERLFMTHGQAAQDPEVHRVSECVCLRLLKEFQQAPNRPKDTRSRTLPIPQSIVVAYSHLKQLLEDSRVVLEKTNVVLIPVNNTTISSWLLRRDKRKDRDMLLQGTILPKRFELAKDSLPEAQTLPAAPVQHGHEAMVFEEPENREGEAVIRPRHSVRSALAQHYQPGSYVWPGSAGSASYEHGNLPPPPISCLGLVPAGSPATTTTPISCLGLVPAGSPATTTISCLGLVPAGLHATTTISCLALVPAGLPATTTISCLAFVPAGLPATTTISCLAFPPPPFQPPPPFQPPADHPLYLAPPPPGTSVQPRQRTWRQKKAAQENEELMARGEPPRKKFRDTYQYICKQCGQGKNKSTGHTQLKGRWYCPASGLTLAEWKDQLTSLASGK; this comes from the exons ATGGAGGCGTGCTGGTTTCATCCACCACTGCAGCACAAACCGTCTCCTCCCCGAGCCCGGGTGGCACTTCCGGCAGAGGATGTTCCTCTGGGCACCAATGAGGATGTGGGGGATTCCTCTGAAATGCACGCG CTAGCCCTGGATAGGAAGTGTATGACTTTCCTGAAGCCAAGGACCAGTGGGAACAGTTCCTCCTACCTCCAGTCTGCAGTAGAGGAAGCACACAGCGAGAGTGG GCCCCTTCCACTTGCCCAGTGGTTTGAGACGGTCCACTCCAACGACATCCTCAGCCACCTGGAAGAGATGAAGGGGGTGATCACCTCTACCTATGGTAGAATTCTGAAGATGGACTCTACAAAGAAG atCACCAAGAAGCTGGCTGGCAGTATAGGGGACACCGCTGCATGGATGTCCAACATCGGCAACGAGCTTGGCCAGGTTCTGAACAGTGTTCTGACGACAGGTGAAGGTGCAGGGCTGGAAGAGTTGTGCCAGGGCATCGTCACACGTTATGAGAATGCTGGACAAGCTGAGCCTGAGGCTATCTATGTTGACCGGGACTGCTGCAGCCAGTCAG GTGTGTCGTCAGTGCTGAGACTCTTTCGACCATGGAAGTTTGTCGTCCGTTTAGACGTCTTCCACTTCATGCGAAGGTTTAACTGCGGCCTCACTACTGAGCACCACCCTCTCTACGGTACCTTTTGCTCCAAACTTTCCGCCTGTATCTTTGAGTGGGATCAGGAGGATGTGCAACGGCTTAAGGAGGCCAAGAAAGGGGAGTGGAAGAGCAGCCATGGCGGAAATGCTCCCACTGAGGCACTGCTCTTGGCCAGTATCAGCACTGGTGAAATGGCAAAGCACTGCAGGCGGAGGACCCGTGCAGTGGAGGAAATCCGGGTCATGATTTCGGGGCTGCTCGAATCGATGTGGGAGCTGACTGACACCACGGGGCTGCGTCTAGTGAACCCTGACAGCATGCACCATGTGTGGGAGGTGCAGCAGAAGCACCTGGAGTGCATCCAGGACCCTGCAGGGGTGGAGTTGTACACAAAGACAGGGACACTGCAGAAGGGTGGCAAAGTCCTTGACGTCCTCAGGTGTGGGAGGGGGTCCTCCTCCCTCGAGAGTTTTCACCGCCACCAGTGTGCTTTTGTTCCAG GCTTTCGATGCAATGCATTgcacacacaaatgtacatgcTGGAGGGGGTATCGAGGTGGAACATGAACCGGGCAAAGGAAGCTGTAGCTGTGGTGGGGGCATCAACCCTGAGGACATTTGATGTTCGCTTGATGTCTCACCTAAACAGCATGAGCCAGCGGGTCCTTGGTTGTTCTCTGGTTCCAGAATTCACCCCACCTGGAAAACCTACTG GCGAGCGCATTGCTGTGGAGTACCTGTTGGCCCAGTCCAATAGAGGCGACCTGCTGGTTCCACAGCAGCTGCCAGAGATCCCCACAGAGGAGCTCGAGGACGACGGGGGTGAACCTGACGTCACGGTGTGCCAGGTAGCTGACCTTAGGGTAGGTGATCCTGATCCTCCAATATGTGCCGTGGAGGCCCAGGTGACACTGGAGGGTGACAGTGGACCCAGATCCCTGGATGAGGACATCATTGTGGAGGAAGACGACACACAAGACAGCACATCAGACCAG AATAGCCGATGTGATTCCAGAGGTGTCTTGGGCTGGGATGCGGTTGATGACCTGGCAGCCTACCTGGTTGGCCTGAACCGAACCATCACTGCCTTGTCATCAAAAGAGGAGGCTGACATAGTCCATCTTTACATGGCTCTCCCTGCTATGGACAAGGAACCTTTGAGGTTCGGCCAGAAAGCGAGGAAGAAGACCGTGGCAGGACCTTGGAGAGCGCCCAGGAAGCCGAGTGGCTCTGCTCCTGGACAGCAGGCGGCAGAGAG aCTGTTCATGACTCACGGGCAGGCAGCCCAGGACCCCGAAGTCCACAGGGTCAGCGAATGTGTTTGCCTGAGACTTTTAAAAGAGTTTCAGCAAGCACCAAACAGGCCCAAGGACACAAGGAGTAGAACTCTGCCCATCCCACAGTCCATTGTGGTGGCCTACAGCCATCTTAAACAGCTGCTGGAGGACAGCAGGGTTGTTCTGGAGAAGACCAACGTGGTTCTGATACCAGTAAACAACACAACAATCTCTTCTTG GCTGCTTAGGAGGGATAAGAGGAAGGACAGGGACATGCTGCTGCAGGGCACCATACTCCCCAAACGGTTTGAACTGGCCAAGGACTCACTCCCTGAAGCCCAGACTCTTCCGGCTGCTCCTGTGCAGCATGGGCATGAGGCTATGGTGTTTGAGGAGCCAGAGAACCGGGAGGGTGAGGCAGTGATACGCCCTCGGCATAGTGTTCGTTCTGCCTTGGCACAGCACTACCAGCCTGGGTCATACGTATGGCCTGGTTCTGCTGGCTCAGCCTCGTATGAGCATGGTAACCTGCCACCACCCCCCATCTCCTGCCTGGGCCTCGTACCAGCAGGGTcacctgccaccaccaccacccccatctCCTGCCTGGGCCTCGTACCAGCAGGGTcacctgccaccaccaccatctcctgCCTGGGACTCGTACCAGCAGGATTACatgccaccaccaccatctcctgCCTGGCCCTCGTACCAGCAGGATtacctgccaccaccaccatctcctgCCTGGCCTTCGTACCAGCAGGATtacctgccaccaccaccatctcctgCCTGGCCTTC CCACCTCCCCCCTTCCAGCCACCTCCCCCCTTCCAGCCACCTGCTGACCATCCACTGTACCTGGCCCCTCCACCACCTGGCACCTCTGTTCAGCCAAGGCAACGTACGTGGAGACAGAAAAAAGCTGCCCAGGAGAacgaggagctgatggctagggGTGAACCTCCACGCAAGAAGTTCAGGGATACCTACCAGTACATTTGCAAGCAGTGTGGGCAGGGGAAAAACAAAAGTACGGGTCACACCCAGCTGAAGGGGCGGTGGTACTGTCCAGCCTCAGGACTCACCCTGGCAGAGTGGAAGGACCAGTTGACCAGTCTTGCCAGTGGGAAATAA
- the LOC121581645 gene encoding uncharacterized protein LOC121581645 codes for MSMKMASPVIRVINPDAPPYRQQAVLVATKEARYYREKRMLFPKPPQELRNQATALAHAEKLLRAEGIHTPSRQLCLGKLVIPFGQYENASFHWLVENDVGYLKYILDKHRSEETTQHREGERVNQGVKDYLNEYAESFPQVCILLEANIDRCIYGQRGFEESTFQEMWTLYSKYPTQKDRPELFSEEEKEIIKKAYSSVRRWLHTPVTHITSVQMKRFRKYIVDKEQQPQASTSKCDPSSWPGDDSELLAASQAVEDTIKQFEPPVRPKQPEPPVRPKKPEPPVRPKQPEPAVRPKKPEPAVRPKQPEPAVRPKKPEPAVRPKQPEPPVRPKKLEPAVRPKKLEPAVRPKKPEPAVRPKQPEPPVRPKKLEPAVRPKKLEPAVRPKKLEPPVRPKQTEPAVRPKQPEPPVRPKQPEPPGQLTESPSTAQDHEGQPFPTESPLSDSPVELEGWVRLWENPNGIPSADISWLKDHNERGLFTPVQIYKDKSGLFRRRRVMKSDRMWFYPEEPPGYVRGAPPTPQQFFRSRVFVWRPVGVWRYSLKCPRGDQCLGRGRNVHLYKSGYHHRVRHICDVSTWYTMLTEVLCCGPCTKAARSGEGGTMGRWLAWDAAILSQLSEAHQAMFPAILTSKRGVDRTVVRLLRDRTEGNTMVKVWRQIQENHVEEYLQRKDLYTTLLMTVVKPGGIVSALRHTFQAPPPPRELPSARLLRHAFLLAEANNVQDYRSQILSTFGTVLKMDSTKKVVKKLSGEGGGSAEWFTSIGNEHSQIVSFVLTCEESTEKLKPMCLGVMERFRLANQPVPKIIYVDRGCCRAQGPTALGILFQPWVDNGMVVRLDIFHWIHRFDAAIRTESHSKYAAFKSALAGGVLAYNRSDLELLIKAMRAKDPATLMTVSDEDIVRLYITREHLKHHVRRVTLGAQETFRLIHLAIEELKGPAGLDESGVSLFKTPEAIDEMWAGQQRHLECIQDPPDMNMYRVARRGVVQGIRWYTAYTYLFFSQHCVYPLLNPP; via the exons ATGTCAATGAAGATGGCGAGCCCAGTAATCCGCGTAATCAACCCAGATGCCCCTCCATATCGTCAGCAGGCCGTATTGGTGGCGACAAAAGAGGCCCGTTACTATCGGGAGAAAAGGATGCTCTTTCCCAAACCTCCACAGGAGCTGCGGAACCAGGCTACAGCCTTGGCTCATGCAGAGAAGCTCCTTCGAGCGGAGGGTATCCACACTCCTTCGCGTCAGCTGTGCCTGGGAAAGCTGGTGATACCAtttggccagtatgaaaacgcaTCTTTTCACTGGCTTGTGGAAAACGATGTGGGCTACTTGAAGTA TATACTTGACAAGCACAGATCAGAGGAGACCACTCaacatagggagggagagagagtgaaccaggGAGTGAAAGACTACCTCAATGAATATGCAGAGAGTTTCCCACAAGTCTGCATTCTCCTGGAGGCCAACATCGACAGGTGTATTTACGGTCAGAGAGGGTTTGAGGAAAGCACCTTTCAGGAGATGTGGACTCTCTACAGCAAGTACCCCACCCAAAAGGACAGGCCAGAGCTATTcagtgaggaggagaaggagataaTAAAGAAAGCATACAGTTCTGTGAGGAGGTGGCTGCACACACCAGTGACCCACATCACAAGTGTGCAGATGAAGCGGTTCAGGAAATATATTGTTGACAAGGAGCAA CAACCGCAGGCAAGCACCTCCAAGTGTGATCCTTCATCATGGCCAGGGGACGACAGTGAACTGTTAGCTGCAAGCCAGGCTGTTGAAG ACACAATCAAACAGTTCGAGCCCCCTGTCCGGCCCAAGCAGCCCGAGCCCCCTGTCCGGCCCAAGAAGCCCGAGCCCCCTGTCCGGCCCAAGCAGCCCGAGCCCGCTGTCCGGCCCAAGAAGCCCGAGCCCGCTGTCCGGCCCAAGCAGCCCGAGCCCGCTGTCCGGCCCAAGAAGCCCGAGCCCGCTGTCCGGCCCAAGCAGCCCGAGCCGCCTGTCCGGCCCAAGAAGCTTGAACCCGCTGTCCGGCCCAAGAAGCTCGAGCCCGCTGTCCGGCCCAAGAAGCCCGAGCCCGCTGTCCGGCCCAAGCAGCCCGAGCCCCCTGTCCGGCCCAAGAAGCTTGAACCCGCTGTCCGGCCCAAGAAGCTCGAACCCGCTGTCCGGCCCAAGAAGCTCGAGCCCCCTGTCCGGCCCAAGCAGACCGAGCCCGCTGTCCGGCCCAAACAGCCCGAGCCCCCTGTCCGGCCCAAACAGCCCGAGCCCCCTGGCCAACTCACAGAGTCCCCGTCCACAGCACAGGATCATGAGGGTCAGCCTTTTCCCACGGAATCACCTCTGAGTGACTCCCCT GTGGAGCTAGAGGGTTGGGTGCGTCTGTGGGAAAACCCCAATGGCATCCCATCTGCAGACATTTCCTGGCTCAAAGACCACAATGAAAGAGGGCTGTTCACACCCGTTCAAATCTATAAGGACAAAAGTGGTCTGTTCAGGAGGCGACGGGTGATGAAATCGGACCGCATGTGGTTTTACCCAGAAGAACCTCCCGGCTACGTCAGGGGTGCCCCGCCAACTCCACAACAGTTTTTTCGGAGTCGTGTTTTTGTGTGGCGTCCTGTTGGAGTGTGGAGGTACTCCCTGAAGTGTCCTCGAGGGGATCAGTGTCTGGGTAGAGGACGGAACGTGCACCTCTACAAGTCTGGCTATCACCACCGG GTACGTCACATCTGTGACGTGTCCACCTGGTACACCATGCTCACTGAGGTCCTGTGCTgtggaccatgtacaaaagcggCCAGAAGCGGAGAAGGTGGCACAATGGGTCGGTGGCTTGCGTGGGATGCCGCTATTTTGTCCCAGCTTAGCGAGGCTCACCAAGCTATGTTCCCTGCCATCCTCACCAGCAA GCGTGGCGTGGATAGGACTGTTGTGCGCCTTCTGAGGGACCGGACGGAAGGGAACACCATGGTCAAGGTGTGGCGGCAGATACAGGAGAACCACGTTGAAGAGTACCTTCAGCGTAAGGACCTGTACACCACACTCCTCATGACTGTCGTGAAACCTGGAGGGATCGTTTCTGCACTAAGGCACACTTTCCAGGCTCCACCTCCTCCAAGAGAGCTCCCCTCCGCGCGGCTCCTGCGCCACGCCTTCCTGCTGGCGGAGGCCAACAACGTGCAGGATTACCGGAGCCAGATCCTCTCCACTTTTGGCACTGTGCTGAAAATGGATTCCACCAAGAAA GTGGTGAAGAAGCTGTCTGGGGAGGGTGGAGGCTCAGCTGAGTGGTTCACCAGCATCGGAAACGAGCACTCCCAGATAGTTTCATTTGTGCTGACCTGTGAGGAGTCCACAGAGAAGCTGAAACCGATGTGCCTTGGGGTCATGGAGAGGTTCCGGCTGGCCAATCAACCAGTCCCAAAAATTATATACGTGGACCGTGGGTGTTGCCGTGCGCAGGGCCCAACAGCGCTGGGGATTTTGTTCCAGCCTTGGGTGGACAACGGGATGGTTGTGCGTCTGGACATCTTTCACTGGATCCACCGGTTTGATGCAGCCATACGCACAGAGTCCCACTCGAAGTATGCTGCATTCAAGTCTGCGCTAGCTGGGGGAGTGCTGGCCTATAACCGCTCAGACCTGGAGCTGCTCATCAAGGCCATGAGAGCCAAGGACCCGGCAACGCTGATGACTGTGTCAGATGAGGATATTGTCCGCCTCTACATTACCAGGGAGCACCTCAAACACCACGTGCGAAGGGTCACACTGGGAGCTCAGGAAACATTCCGGCTCATCCATCTGGCCATTGAGGAGCTGAAAGGTCCCGCAGGGCTGGACGAGAGCGGAGTGAGCCTTTTCAAAACACCTG AGGCCATTGATGAGATGTGGGCAGGCCAGCAGCGACACCTGGAGTGCATCCAGGATCCACCAGACATGAACATGTATAGGGTGGCGCGCAGAGGTGTAGTCCAGGGTATACGCTGGTATACGGCGTATACCTACTTATTTTTCAGTCAGCATTGCGTATACCCACTTCTAAATCCCCCCTGA